Proteins encoded together in one Peribacillus asahii window:
- a CDS encoding MarR family winged helix-turn-helix transcriptional regulator, with the protein MTKQTIFELIHMMDQLTNNMIIKWNKMFKENLGISHILVLNYLKENGKSRPSDIARALGLTPPSLTHLSEKLVQKELATRVVDDEDRRIIYLAITNKGVEMVQIAHETGKTLRTNLFETLSEEERQQLLTIYEKLNHSLEK; encoded by the coding sequence ATGACAAAACAAACAATCTTTGAATTGATTCATATGATGGATCAATTAACGAATAATATGATTATTAAATGGAATAAAATGTTCAAAGAGAACCTAGGGATTTCCCATATTCTCGTACTAAATTATCTTAAAGAAAATGGAAAAAGCCGGCCATCAGATATCGCAAGAGCTTTAGGATTAACTCCTCCCTCTTTAACTCACTTATCTGAAAAACTCGTACAAAAAGAATTGGCCACACGAGTTGTTGATGATGAGGACCGAAGAATTATTTATTTAGCGATTACAAATAAGGGCGTTGAAATGGTTCAGATAGCACATGAAACAGGAAAGACATTACGCACAAATTTATTCGAAACATTATCAGAAGAAGAGCGACAACAACTATTAACTATCTATGAGAAGCTTAACCACTCGCTGGAAAAATAA
- a CDS encoding polysaccharide deacetylase family protein — translation MERKRKLNYKRVFIALIGCCMLIGIASYLINSKAQAVKSMDNKYSDVEMKMLLKDSTYGGYSVSYPFFEMNIIDETLKNYVTERISQYEKELSGKNSSQKETSELSITYDIVHYSKQTVTIVFEEYKQIDKQDGYIDLQTFNFDIPLQKSLSLEDIFKEKSDYLSILSTISYAQLKKNQDIAASMHTLKDGTKPIKENFRHFSILEDTIVLYFRPNQVAPDHLGVQTIAIKKNVFKNDLLDTYQNNKANKNKIKEIQPPNAVAELPKREMNIDPNKKVIALTFDDGPNTSTTTTILKALKKYDSHATFFVLGSRVKYYPDMITEMLEGGNEVGNHSWDHPQLTRLNKKQVTSQIEETQSIIKKVSGYEPIHMRPPYGATNKKITKYFKKMDVILWDIDPEDWEVRNKDKIVKRVMAQAEDGKVVLMHDIYQSSAEAAVEIIKRLNKQGYQLVTISELQEIQKLRKAD, via the coding sequence ATGGAAAGAAAGAGAAAACTGAATTATAAGAGGGTCTTTATTGCGCTAATCGGTTGTTGTATGTTAATAGGAATAGCTAGTTATTTGATTAATTCAAAGGCTCAAGCGGTAAAAAGTATGGATAACAAATATTCGGATGTAGAGATGAAAATGTTACTCAAAGATAGTACATATGGAGGTTATTCGGTTAGTTATCCATTCTTCGAAATGAACATAATTGATGAAACGTTGAAAAATTATGTAACAGAGAGAATTTCTCAATACGAGAAAGAGTTGAGTGGGAAAAATTCCTCACAAAAGGAAACTTCCGAGTTAAGTATTACTTATGATATCGTCCATTATAGTAAACAAACAGTGACGATTGTGTTTGAAGAATATAAGCAAATTGATAAACAGGATGGTTATATAGACCTACAGACGTTTAACTTCGATATTCCACTACAAAAGTCCCTTTCATTGGAGGATATTTTTAAGGAAAAATCAGATTACTTATCTATATTATCTACTATTTCTTATGCACAACTAAAGAAAAATCAAGACATTGCTGCTTCAATGCATACTTTAAAAGACGGAACTAAGCCGATAAAAGAGAATTTTCGTCATTTTAGTATATTAGAAGATACAATCGTGTTGTATTTCAGACCTAATCAAGTTGCTCCTGATCATTTAGGCGTACAAACAATTGCTATTAAAAAGAACGTCTTTAAAAATGATCTTCTGGATACATATCAAAATAATAAGGCTAATAAAAATAAAATTAAAGAAATTCAGCCGCCAAATGCTGTGGCAGAGCTTCCTAAAAGAGAAATGAATATTGATCCAAATAAAAAAGTCATTGCTCTTACATTTGACGATGGCCCGAATACAAGTACGACTACGACCATTTTAAAGGCATTAAAAAAATACGATAGCCATGCGACATTTTTTGTGCTGGGAAGTCGAGTGAAATATTATCCGGATATGATTACAGAGATGTTAGAGGGTGGAAATGAGGTAGGAAACCATTCATGGGACCATCCACAATTAACAAGGTTAAATAAGAAGCAAGTGACAAGTCAAATTGAAGAAACCCAATCTATTATTAAAAAAGTGAGTGGATATGAACCCATCCATATGCGCCCGCCATATGGAGCAACAAATAAAAAAATTACTAAGTATTTTAAGAAAATGGATGTAATCTTATGGGATATTGATCCAGAGGATTGGGAAGTTCGTAATAAAGATAAGATTGTAAAACGAGTAATGGCTCAAGCAGAGGATGGAAAAGTTGTTCTCATGCACGATATTTATCAATCAAGTGCAGAGGCTGCTGTTGAAATTATTAAACGACTTAATAAGCAAGGCTATCAATTAGTAACGATTTCGGAATTACAGGAAATCCAGAAATTAAGAAAAGCAGATTAG
- a CDS encoding NAD(P)/FAD-dependent oxidoreductase, producing the protein MSKHIVILGAGYGGVLSALTVRKYLNKDEAQVTVVNQFPTHQIITELHRLAGGTIKEQAVAVPLEKLFKGKDINLKISKVESFNVDKKEVKLADGSILTYDALVVGLGSQTGFFGIPGLEENSLVLKSVADANKIYNHIEGRIREYAKTKNEADATIVIGGGGLTGVELVGEIVDNFPKIAKQYGVDFSDLKIKLVEAGPKILPVLPDNLIERATASLEARGVEFLTGLPVTGVKGNEISLKDGQTIVANTLVWTGGVAALPIVGESGLEVDRGRATVNEFLQSKSHNDVFVVGDSAVAFPEEGGRPYAPTAQNAWQMGELVGFNLFAYFAGQKMDKFNPVNSGTLASLGRKDGVATIGANNTPLKGLPATLMKEASNIRYMSHIKALYTYAY; encoded by the coding sequence ATGTCAAAACATATCGTCATCTTAGGTGCAGGTTATGGCGGAGTACTTTCTGCTTTAACTGTTCGTAAATATTTAAACAAGGATGAAGCTCAAGTTACAGTGGTGAACCAATTCCCAACTCACCAAATCATCACAGAATTACATCGTCTTGCAGGTGGAACTATTAAAGAACAAGCTGTTGCTGTGCCTTTAGAAAAGCTTTTCAAAGGAAAAGATATTAACCTTAAAATTTCTAAAGTTGAATCATTCAACGTAGACAAAAAAGAAGTAAAACTTGCTGATGGTTCTATCTTAACTTACGATGCCCTTGTTGTTGGTTTAGGAAGTCAAACTGGATTCTTCGGTATCCCAGGACTTGAAGAAAACAGCCTAGTATTAAAATCTGTAGCAGATGCTAATAAAATTTACAATCATATCGAAGGTCGCATTCGTGAATATGCGAAAACGAAAAATGAAGCAGATGCAACTATCGTAATCGGCGGTGGCGGATTAACAGGTGTTGAATTAGTTGGTGAAATCGTTGATAACTTCCCGAAAATTGCGAAACAATATGGCGTAGACTTCAGCGATTTGAAAATCAAGCTTGTAGAAGCTGGTCCTAAAATTCTTCCAGTTCTACCTGATAACTTAATCGAACGCGCAACAGCAAGCTTAGAAGCACGTGGTGTTGAATTCTTAACAGGTCTTCCTGTAACAGGTGTTAAAGGAAATGAGATTTCATTAAAAGACGGTCAAACAATCGTCGCTAACACGCTTGTTTGGACAGGTGGCGTAGCAGCACTTCCAATCGTTGGTGAATCAGGTCTTGAAGTGGACCGTGGAAGAGCAACCGTTAATGAATTCCTTCAATCTAAATCACATAACGACGTATTTGTTGTTGGTGACAGCGCTGTTGCTTTCCCAGAAGAAGGCGGTCGTCCGTACGCACCAACTGCACAAAACGCTTGGCAAATGGGTGAACTTGTTGGATTCAACTTGTTTGCATACTTCGCAGGCCAAAAAATGGATAAGTTTAATCCTGTAAACTCAGGTACACTTGCAAGTCTTGGACGCAAAGATGGTGTTGCGACAATCGGAGCTAACAACACTCCACTTAAAGGTCTTCCGGCAACATTGATGAAAGAAGCAAGTAACATTCGTTACATGTCTCACATTAAAGCGTTGTATACTTACGCCTATTAA
- a CDS encoding DUF1641 domain-containing protein, translating into MSETSTQQKSEALTASQEQLDVLDQLLKPEVQESLTTLVEQLPKLTELVNILTKSYDLAQSVATDEVLKSDTVSAITEIVEPVTHSVKGLAATAIEAKDRADANQDVIGLFGILKMLKDPQAQKLFRFANAFLQITAEKNSQK; encoded by the coding sequence ATGTCAGAAACAAGCACTCAACAAAAGTCTGAAGCATTGACAGCGAGCCAAGAACAACTGGATGTACTAGATCAGCTATTAAAACCTGAGGTACAAGAATCACTGACTACTTTAGTAGAACAATTGCCGAAATTGACTGAATTAGTAAACATTTTAACAAAGTCTTACGATCTTGCTCAATCGGTTGCCACGGATGAAGTATTAAAAAGCGATACGGTTAGTGCAATTACAGAAATCGTAGAACCAGTTACACACTCTGTAAAAGGTCTTGCTGCGACTGCTATTGAAGCAAAAGATCGTGCAGATGCAAATCAGGACGTAATCGGTTTATTCGGTATTTTAAAAATGCTTAAAGATCCACAAGCACAAAAGTTGTTCCGTTTTGCAAACGCTTTTCTTCAAATTACAGCAGAAAAAAATAGCCAAAAATAA